Proteins from a single region of Rhea pennata isolate bPtePen1 chromosome 6, bPtePen1.pri, whole genome shotgun sequence:
- the B3GALT1 gene encoding beta-1,3-galactosyltransferase 1 — translation MASKVSCLYVLTVVCWASALWYLSITRPTSSYTGHRQFNSISVARKNVSFGNIRTRPINPHSFDFLINEPNKCEKSIPFLIILISTTHKEFDARQAIRETWGDENNFKGIKIATLFLLGKNADPVLNQMVEQESQIFHDIIVEDFIDSYHNLTLKTLMGMRWVATFCSKAKYVMKTDSDIFVNMDNLIYKLLKPNTKPRRRYFTGYVINGGPIRDVRSKWYMPRDLYPDSNYPPFCSGTGYIFSADVAELIYKTSLHTRLLHLEDVYVGLCLRKLGIHPFQNSGFNHWKMAYSLCRYRRVITVHQITPEEMHRIWNDMSSKKHLRC, via the coding sequence ATGGCTTCAAAAGTTTCATGCTTATACGTTTTGACAGTAGTTTGTTGGGCAAGCGCTCTTTGGTACTTGAGTATAACTCGTCCTACTTCTTCCTACACTGGCCACAGACAGTTCAATAGCATATCAGTAGCCAGAAAAAACGTCTCCTTTGGCAATATAAGAACTCGACCTATTAATCCACATTCATTTGACTTTCTTATCAATGAACCTAATAAATGTGAGAAGAGTATCCCTTTCTTGATTATTCTTATCAGCACAACTCACAAAGAATTTGATGCAAGGCAAGCAATTCGAGAAACATGGGGAGATGAGAACAACTTCAAAGGAATTAAAATTGCCACACTATTTCTTCTCGGAAAAAATGCAGATCCTGTGCTAAATCAAATGGTAGAGCAAGAAAGCCAAATTTTTCATGACATTATTGTGGAGGATTTTATTGACTCTTACCATAACCTCACTCTGAAAACCTTAATGGGGATGAGGTGGGTAGCAACATTttgttcaaaagcaaaatatgttaTGAAAACAGACAGTGATATTTTTGTAAACATGGATAATCTTATTTACAAGCTGCTCAAACCCAACACCAAGCCAAGGAGAAGATATTTTACCGGTTACGTTATAAATGGAGGACCAATAAGAGATGTTCGCAGCAAATGGTACATGCCTAGAGATTTGTATCCTGATAGCAATTACCCACCATTCTGTTCAGGCACTGGCTACATTTTTTCAGCCGACGTAGCAGAACTAATTTACAAAACCTCCCTTCATACTAGACTTCTTCATCTTGAAGACGTATATGTAGGACTCTGTCTTCGGAAGCTTGGCATTCACCCCTTCCAAAACAGTGGCTTCAATCACTGGAAAATGGCCTACAGCTTGTGTAGGTACCGCAGAGTGATTACTGTGCACCAGATAACGCCAGAAGAAATGCACAGAATTTGGAACGACATGTCAAGCAAGAAACATCTCAGATGTTAA